Proteins from a single region of Chryseobacterium sp. T16E-39:
- a CDS encoding ABC transporter ATP-binding protein, giving the protein MSLQILHLTKKFGEQTALNDINISINKNEIIGLLGPNGAGKSTLMKSIVGALKIDEGQIIFNDKNISEYEIESKKNIGFLPENNPLYLEMYVKEYLQFVANIHKISEQRVDEVIELVGITPEKSKKISQLSKGYKQRVGLAQAIIHQPDLLILDEPTNGLDPNQIIEIRNVVKEIGREKTVLLSTHIMQEVEALCSRVILIHKGNILQDCPIDEFKGKFDSLEDAFASYTS; this is encoded by the coding sequence ATGTCTCTTCAAATACTACATTTAACCAAAAAATTTGGTGAACAAACAGCTCTTAACGACATTAATATCTCAATTAATAAAAACGAAATAATTGGTCTTCTGGGACCCAATGGAGCCGGAAAATCAACTTTAATGAAATCCATCGTTGGAGCTTTAAAGATTGATGAAGGACAAATAATTTTTAATGATAAAAACATTTCAGAATACGAAATTGAGAGTAAAAAGAATATTGGTTTTCTTCCTGAAAATAACCCACTCTATCTCGAAATGTATGTGAAGGAATACCTGCAGTTTGTTGCCAATATCCATAAAATATCTGAGCAACGGGTAGATGAAGTGATAGAACTGGTAGGAATCACTCCTGAAAAATCTAAGAAGATCAGCCAGCTTTCTAAAGGCTATAAGCAGAGAGTCGGTTTAGCACAGGCAATTATCCACCAGCCGGATCTACTGATTCTGGATGAACCAACAAATGGTCTTGACCCAAATCAGATCATTGAGATAAGAAATGTAGTGAAAGAGATCGGTAGAGAAAAAACAGTATTATTATCCACACACATTATGCAGGAAGTTGAAGCATTATGTTCCCGTGTCATTCTCATCCATAAAGGAAATATACTTCAGGATTGCCCTATAGATGAATTTAAAGGCAAATTCGACAGTTTAGAAGATGCTTTTGCCAGCTATACCAGCTAA
- the ade gene encoding adenine deaminase, which yields MTFTLRSNLVDVVSKETYPAEVVITNNTITSVKKINETLDTYILPGFIDAHVHIESSMLVPSEFARIAVKHGTVGTISDPHEIANVLGIVGVEYMIDNAKQVPFHFYFGAPSCVPATGFETAGAVINAEDINELLSREEIVYLAEMMNFPGVIYQDDEVLRKLDFAKKHNKPIDGHAPGLMGEEMKTYFNAGITTDHECFGYQEALDKLKHGVKVIIREGSAAKNFETLIPLLKDFPEQIMFCCDDKHPDNLIESHIDNHVKRALNLGYDLYDVLRASSYNVVKHYNLPIGLLQTGDPADFIVVDNLKDFTVLKTYTGGEIVAENGESLITSVNAPIINNFHCTLKQPSDFKVHCATDTIRVIETLDGQLITNEIQAKPKMIDGYAESNIEEDILKIAVINRYYDAPVAIAFIKNIGLKKGAIASCVAHDCHNIVVVGTNDDDMCKAVNAIIRSKGGISLATETEELVLELPIAGIMTNLPAEEVATLYTQLDQRAKDLGSQLRAPYMSLSFMALLVIPELKLSDKGLFNGKSFQFTDVFVQ from the coding sequence ATGACATTCACCTTACGATCCAATCTGGTAGATGTAGTTTCCAAAGAAACTTATCCTGCCGAAGTAGTGATTACAAATAATACAATCACTTCAGTCAAAAAGATTAACGAAACTCTGGATACCTATATCCTCCCGGGATTTATCGATGCCCATGTACATATAGAAAGCAGTATGCTCGTTCCGTCAGAATTTGCACGTATTGCAGTAAAACACGGAACCGTAGGGACTATTTCTGACCCTCATGAAATAGCCAATGTTTTAGGGATTGTGGGAGTAGAATATATGATCGATAACGCTAAGCAGGTACCTTTTCATTTTTATTTTGGTGCACCCTCATGTGTCCCTGCAACGGGTTTTGAAACAGCAGGTGCAGTTATTAACGCTGAGGACATAAACGAATTACTTTCCAGAGAAGAAATTGTTTATTTAGCAGAAATGATGAATTTCCCCGGTGTCATCTATCAGGATGATGAAGTCCTGAGGAAACTGGATTTTGCGAAGAAACACAACAAACCTATTGACGGGCATGCTCCCGGCTTAATGGGTGAAGAGATGAAAACCTATTTCAATGCCGGTATAACAACCGACCATGAATGCTTCGGATATCAGGAGGCTCTGGATAAACTGAAGCATGGAGTAAAAGTGATCATCAGAGAAGGAAGTGCTGCTAAAAATTTTGAGACCCTTATTCCTCTGTTAAAAGATTTTCCGGAACAAATTATGTTCTGCTGTGATGACAAACATCCGGACAACCTTATTGAATCACATATTGATAACCATGTAAAGCGTGCTTTGAATTTGGGGTATGACCTATATGATGTTTTACGTGCTTCATCCTATAATGTGGTAAAGCATTATAATTTGCCCATTGGTTTATTACAAACCGGTGATCCTGCAGACTTTATTGTAGTTGATAATTTAAAGGATTTCACTGTTTTAAAAACCTATACCGGAGGTGAGATCGTAGCCGAAAATGGGGAATCCCTTATTACATCAGTTAATGCACCAATTATCAATAATTTCCACTGTACTTTAAAACAACCATCAGATTTCAAAGTCCATTGCGCTACTGATACCATACGTGTCATAGAAACTCTGGATGGACAACTAATCACGAACGAGATACAGGCAAAGCCTAAGATGATTGATGGCTATGCGGAATCAAATATTGAAGAAGACATATTAAAGATCGCTGTGATCAACCGTTATTATGATGCGCCTGTTGCAATTGCTTTTATTAAAAATATCGGTCTGAAAAAAGGTGCTATAGCATCCTGTGTTGCTCATGACTGTCATAATATTGTTGTGGTAGGAACTAATGATGATGATATGTGTAAAGCGGTGAATGCTATCATCAGATCCAAAGGCGGAATTTCATTAGCTACTGAAACTGAAGAATTGGTTCTTGAACTTCCCATTGCCGGAATTATGACCAATCTCCCGGCAGAAGAAGTTGCAACATTATACACTCAATTGGATCAGCGTGCTAAAGATCTTGGCAGCCAACTGAGAGCTCCTTATATGAGTTTATCATTTATGGCACTTTTGGTGATCCCGGAATTAAAGCTGAGTGATAAAGGATTATTTAATGGCAAAAGCTTTCAGTTCACTGATGTATTTGTGCAATAA
- a CDS encoding patatin-like phospholipase family protein, with product MNLEKVGLVLSGGGTKGIAHAGVLKFLIEKNIEVDVLSCCSAGSIVGCLYAVGKTPEEILEFFNSVYFFNWKHFTFNQPGLVSSIIFTNYLKPIFHDMKLGDLDKEVKIVATELVSGTEKIFDDNFKVTDAIIASCSIPGITTPYIIGEEMFCDGGVLNNFPADIIRDECDKLIGVFVSPPHEIDIKDLKSIKAIVSRSYDLLSYRIEKGKFDYCDWFISSQDLSNYGTFERRKDRLEEIFNIGYNSAKESFANSNFYTQLKQLGS from the coding sequence ATGAATTTGGAAAAAGTAGGGCTTGTTCTATCTGGCGGCGGTACCAAAGGGATTGCGCATGCCGGAGTTTTAAAATTCTTAATTGAAAAGAATATAGAGGTTGATGTATTGTCTTGTTGCAGTGCCGGTTCCATCGTAGGATGTTTATATGCGGTAGGTAAAACACCGGAAGAAATTCTGGAGTTCTTTAATTCGGTTTATTTTTTTAACTGGAAACACTTTACATTTAATCAGCCTGGTCTTGTTTCTTCTATTATTTTTACCAATTATCTGAAACCTATTTTCCATGACATGAAATTGGGAGATCTGGATAAAGAAGTGAAAATTGTTGCTACAGAACTGGTTTCCGGAACTGAGAAAATATTCGATGATAACTTTAAAGTAACAGATGCTATTATTGCTTCCTGTTCCATTCCCGGAATTACAACTCCCTATATTATTGGTGAAGAAATGTTCTGTGACGGAGGGGTTTTAAATAATTTTCCTGCAGACATCATCAGGGATGAATGTGATAAGTTAATCGGAGTTTTTGTATCTCCGCCTCATGAGATCGATATTAAAGATCTAAAATCTATTAAAGCCATTGTATCCCGTTCTTACGATCTTCTTTCTTACAGAATTGAAAAGGGTAAATTCGATTATTGTGACTGGTTTATTTCCTCACAGGATCTATCCAATTATGGTACCTTTGAAAGAAGAAAAGACCGCCTGGAAGAGATTTTTAATATAGGTTATAATTCGGCAAAAGAAAGTTTTGCTAACAGTAATTTTTATACACAGCTTAAACAGCTTGGTTCATAA
- the lpdA gene encoding dihydrolipoyl dehydrogenase, giving the protein MNYDIIVIGSGPGGYVTAIRAAQLGFKTAIIEKENLGGICLNWGCIPTKALLKSAQVFHYINHAEDYGLNKVEPSFEFPNVIQRSRGVANKMSKGIEFLMKKNKIDVILGTAKVQKDKKVSVTDKDGKTTEYSGTHIIIATGARSRELPNLPQDGKKVIGYRQALSLPEQPKSMIVVGSGAIGVEFADFYNTMGTKVTVVEFMPNIVPVEDEEISKHLEKSLKKSGIEIMTNASVESVDTSGEGVKANVKTANGNITLEADILLSAVGIAANIENIGLEEVGIQTDKGRVLVNEWYETSVPGYYAIGDLIPTQALAHVASAEGITCVEKIKGMHVEKIDYGNIPGCTYCHPEVASVGLTEKQAKEKGYEIKVGKFPLSASGKATANGNTDGFIKVIFDAKYGEWLGCHMIGEGVTDMVAEAVVARKLETTGHEIIKSIHPHPTVSEAIMEAAAAAYGEVIHI; this is encoded by the coding sequence ATGAATTACGATATTATTGTCATCGGAAGTGGTCCTGGTGGATATGTTACAGCGATTAGAGCGGCACAGTTGGGTTTCAAAACTGCAATTATCGAGAAAGAAAACTTAGGAGGAATTTGTCTTAACTGGGGATGTATTCCAACTAAAGCTTTGTTGAAGTCTGCTCAGGTTTTTCATTATATTAATCATGCTGAAGATTATGGTTTGAATAAAGTGGAGCCAAGTTTTGAGTTTCCAAACGTAATTCAAAGAAGCCGTGGTGTTGCTAACAAAATGAGCAAAGGAATTGAGTTCTTAATGAAAAAGAACAAAATCGATGTTATATTAGGAACAGCTAAAGTTCAAAAAGATAAAAAAGTTTCTGTGACAGATAAAGATGGTAAAACAACGGAATATTCCGGAACGCATATCATCATTGCAACAGGAGCACGTTCAAGAGAATTACCTAACTTACCTCAGGATGGTAAAAAAGTAATCGGATACAGACAGGCATTATCTCTTCCTGAGCAGCCAAAATCTATGATCGTAGTAGGTTCTGGAGCTATTGGAGTAGAGTTTGCTGACTTCTATAATACAATGGGAACAAAAGTAACTGTTGTAGAGTTTATGCCAAACATTGTTCCTGTAGAGGATGAAGAAATTTCTAAGCACTTAGAAAAATCTCTGAAAAAATCAGGAATCGAAATTATGACCAACGCTTCTGTAGAAAGTGTAGATACTAGTGGAGAAGGTGTGAAAGCAAACGTGAAGACAGCCAACGGAAACATTACTCTTGAAGCTGATATTTTACTTTCAGCAGTTGGTATTGCTGCCAATATCGAAAATATCGGATTAGAAGAAGTTGGAATCCAAACAGATAAAGGAAGAGTTTTGGTAAACGAATGGTATGAAACCTCAGTACCGGGTTACTATGCAATTGGTGACCTTATCCCAACTCAGGCTTTAGCTCACGTAGCTTCAGCGGAAGGAATCACTTGTGTTGAAAAGATCAAAGGAATGCATGTTGAGAAAATCGACTACGGTAATATTCCTGGATGTACATACTGTCACCCTGAAGTTGCTTCTGTAGGTCTTACAGAAAAGCAGGCTAAAGAAAAAGGATATGAGATCAAAGTAGGTAAATTCCCTCTTTCTGCAAGTGGTAAAGCTACAGCAAACGGAAATACAGATGGTTTCATCAAAGTTATTTTTGATGCTAAATACGGAGAGTGGTTAGGATGTCATATGATCGGTGAAGGAGTAACAGATATGGTTGCTGAAGCTGTTGTAGCTAGAAAACTAGAGACTACAGGTCATGAGATCATTAAATCTATTCACCCGCACCCGACTGTTTCTGAAGCAATCATGGAAGCAGCGGCAGCAGCTTATGGTGAGGTGATCCACATTTAA
- a CDS encoding alpha-L-fucosidase, with the protein MLVTQKTKALFLSSFFLSSAFFSQAHNVSKGYEKPTDPLVAKNLEEWQDLKFGLFMHWGTYSQWGVVESWSLCPEDESWTQRKPEHGKSYNEYVRNYEDLQTTFNPTQFNPQKWADAAKKAGMKYVVFTTKHHDGFAMFDTKESDYKITSPKTPFSKDPRADVTKEIFNTFRKDGFKIGAYFSKPDWHSNEYWWSYFPPKNRNVNYDPKKYPDKWENFKKFTFNQLNEITSNYGKIDILWLDGGWVRPFNTIDPDVDWQRTIKVEQNIDMDRIGTMARKNQPGIIIVDRTVPGKWENYVTPEQAVPEQPLSIPWESCITMGDSFSYVPDDHYKSSQKIIETLIKIISRGGNYLMNIAPGPNGDYDPVVYERLKEISAWMNINESAVFGTRSIAPYHEGDFYYTGSKDQKTINIFHIQETPDYKCPSYLSFSIPENFNPRSVKVLGISAKIHWKKKMNKIEIQLPSERKNLKYATVVQMIQ; encoded by the coding sequence ATGCTGGTCACACAAAAAACTAAAGCCCTGTTTCTTTCCTCTTTTTTTCTTTCTTCGGCTTTTTTTTCACAAGCTCATAATGTATCAAAAGGGTATGAAAAGCCTACCGATCCTCTGGTTGCAAAAAATCTGGAAGAGTGGCAGGATTTGAAATTTGGTCTCTTTATGCACTGGGGAACCTATAGCCAATGGGGAGTAGTGGAAAGTTGGAGTTTGTGTCCTGAAGACGAATCATGGACACAGCGTAAACCTGAACATGGAAAGAGCTACAATGAATACGTCAGGAATTATGAAGACCTGCAGACTACTTTCAATCCAACCCAATTCAATCCTCAGAAATGGGCGGATGCTGCTAAAAAAGCAGGAATGAAATATGTCGTGTTTACAACAAAGCATCACGATGGATTTGCAATGTTTGATACCAAAGAATCCGATTATAAGATAACTTCTCCAAAGACACCTTTTTCAAAAGATCCAAGAGCAGATGTTACCAAAGAGATTTTTAATACATTTCGTAAAGATGGCTTTAAGATCGGAGCTTATTTTTCAAAACCAGACTGGCACTCTAATGAGTATTGGTGGTCCTACTTTCCTCCAAAGAACAGAAATGTAAATTATGATCCTAAAAAATATCCTGATAAATGGGAAAACTTTAAAAAATTCACATTCAATCAGCTTAATGAAATTACTTCAAACTATGGTAAAATAGATATTTTATGGCTCGATGGAGGTTGGGTACGTCCCTTTAATACCATTGATCCGGATGTTGACTGGCAAAGAACCATTAAAGTGGAACAGAATATTGATATGGACAGGATAGGAACAATGGCTCGTAAGAATCAACCGGGAATCATCATTGTAGACCGCACTGTCCCGGGGAAATGGGAAAACTATGTAACTCCTGAACAGGCTGTTCCTGAGCAACCCCTTTCAATTCCCTGGGAAAGCTGTATCACTATGGGGGATTCTTTTTCCTATGTGCCCGATGATCATTATAAATCGTCTCAGAAGATTATCGAAACTTTAATTAAGATCATTTCCAGAGGGGGAAATTATCTGATGAATATAGCTCCCGGTCCCAATGGAGATTATGATCCTGTTGTCTACGAAAGATTGAAGGAAATATCCGCTTGGATGAACATCAATGAGTCTGCTGTTTTTGGAACAAGAAGTATAGCTCCATACCATGAAGGAGACTTTTATTACACAGGAAGTAAAGATCAAAAGACAATCAATATTTTTCATATTCAGGAAACACCTGATTATAAATGTCCTTCCTATTTAAGTTTTTCAATTCCTGAAAATTTTAACCCGAGATCTGTAAAAGTTTTAGGGATCTCCGCTAAGATTCACTGGAAAAAGAAGATGAATAAGATTGAAATTCAGCTTCCTTCCGAAAGAAAAAATCTAAAGTATGCTACAGTCGTTCAAATGATTCAATAA
- a CDS encoding TIGR01777 family oxidoreductase produces MKIIIAAGTGFLGENLKNYFLEKGNKVYILTRNPKRKNEIYWDAKNPGEWGNILENADVLINLTGKSVDCRYTDINKKEIYTSRIESTKVLQQAIDTCSNKPKVWLNASSATIYVHSEKHLNTEENGIIGDDFSMNICKSWEKEFFKIENNDIRKVALRTSIVLGKNGGAFPKLCQVTKLGLGGKQGKGNQNVSWIHIDDFCRAVEWIIENENISGSINITAPNPLTNEELMKKLRAGFRIPFGMNAPVWQLEIASIFLKTETELLLKSRNVYPELLMKSGFIFSYPDIDSALGDLI; encoded by the coding sequence ATGAAAATAATCATTGCTGCCGGAACCGGATTCCTTGGTGAAAACCTGAAAAACTACTTCCTGGAAAAAGGGAATAAAGTCTATATTCTGACAAGAAATCCAAAACGTAAAAACGAGATTTACTGGGATGCGAAAAACCCAGGTGAATGGGGAAATATTCTGGAAAATGCTGATGTTCTTATCAATCTCACCGGAAAATCTGTTGATTGCAGATATACTGATATCAATAAGAAAGAAATCTACACTTCAAGAATTGAAAGCACAAAAGTGCTTCAACAAGCCATCGATACATGTTCAAATAAACCTAAAGTGTGGTTAAATGCAAGCTCAGCAACCATTTATGTGCACTCAGAAAAACATCTGAATACTGAAGAAAACGGAATTATTGGTGATGATTTTTCTATGAATATTTGCAAAAGCTGGGAAAAAGAGTTTTTTAAAATTGAAAATAATGATATAAGAAAAGTTGCTTTGCGAACATCTATTGTTTTGGGTAAAAATGGGGGTGCTTTTCCAAAGCTTTGTCAGGTAACAAAATTAGGATTGGGAGGTAAACAGGGAAAAGGGAATCAAAACGTAAGTTGGATCCATATTGATGATTTTTGTCGTGCTGTAGAATGGATCATTGAAAATGAAAATATTTCAGGTTCAATTAATATAACTGCACCCAATCCTTTGACCAACGAAGAATTAATGAAAAAATTGAGAGCCGGTTTTAGAATACCATTTGGAATGAATGCTCCGGTCTGGCAATTAGAAATTGCTTCTATATTTTTAAAAACAGAAACTGAATTATTGCTTAAAAGTAGAAATGTATACCCTGAATTATTAATGAAAAGTGGATTCATATTTTCTTATCCGGATATTGATTCTGCCTTGGGGGATCTCATCTAA
- a CDS encoding SRPBCC family protein has product MSKIYLETIIKADVHIVFDRARDIDLHQRSTFKSQERAIAGRTRGLIELNETVTWKAKYLGFNQTHTSKIISMERPSEFTDIMLKGTFKSFIHQHIFKNEGENTIMIDVLEFESPLGIVGRLFNRFFLKNYLTGFLLERNAIIKKTAEL; this is encoded by the coding sequence ATGTCTAAAATTTATTTAGAAACAATCATCAAAGCAGATGTTCATATCGTTTTTGATAGGGCACGAGATATTGATCTTCATCAGAGATCAACATTCAAATCTCAGGAAAGGGCTATTGCAGGACGAACAAGGGGATTAATTGAATTGAACGAGACTGTAACCTGGAAGGCGAAATATTTAGGATTTAATCAAACACATACCTCAAAAATTATTAGTATGGAACGACCTTCTGAATTTACTGATATCATGTTGAAAGGAACTTTTAAATCATTTATACATCAACACATTTTTAAAAACGAGGGTGAAAACACAATCATGATAGATGTTCTTGAATTTGAATCTCCACTTGGAATCGTGGGAAGACTTTTCAATAGATTCTTTCTTAAAAATTATCTTACAGGTTTTTTATTAGAGAGAAATGCAATCATTAAAAAAACTGCTGAATTATGA
- a CDS encoding GbsR/MarR family transcriptional regulator — protein sequence MQLSEAKEKYIQTWGTFATNWGINRTMAQVHALLMASGKPLSTDEVMEQLEISRGNANMNLRALMDWGIVKKEFVKGDRKEYFMAEKDVWFLFKQITKERRKREIEPVISFLEDLKDIEDKESEEAKEFIKLMEDFSTVTGKINNIMDLAIKSDDHWLVGKITNLLK from the coding sequence ATGCAACTTTCAGAAGCTAAAGAAAAATACATTCAGACATGGGGAACGTTTGCGACCAATTGGGGGATCAACCGTACTATGGCGCAGGTTCATGCGTTGCTTATGGCAAGTGGTAAGCCTTTGTCAACAGATGAGGTAATGGAACAGCTTGAAATTTCAAGAGGGAACGCTAATATGAACCTACGTGCTTTGATGGACTGGGGGATTGTAAAGAAAGAGTTTGTAAAAGGAGACCGAAAAGAGTATTTCATGGCAGAAAAAGATGTTTGGTTTTTATTTAAGCAAATAACAAAGGAACGCAGAAAGAGAGAAATTGAACCGGTTATTTCTTTTTTGGAAGACTTGAAAGACATTGAAGATAAAGAGTCTGAGGAAGCTAAAGAATTTATTAAATTAATGGAGGACTTTAGCACGGTCACAGGAAAGATCAATAATATTATGGATCTCGCCATTAAAAGTGATGACCATTGGTTGGTCGGGAAGATAACTAACTTATTAAAATAG
- a CDS encoding aminopeptidase C, translating to MKYNKIASLLFVLSAGSMMFAQDDLINKLKTNQSQNANFKFTTLKDVGATSVKNQGSSGTCWSYSGNSFLESEMQRMGKKPVDLAEIFTARNSYHDKAKLYVLNNGAISWGDGGELHDVINMYKKYGAVPQEVYTGLKAGQTINNFKEMQDKIKPVLDSLVQASSKGKLSDNWMASVDAILDEYLGKVPTNFTYNGKSYTPKTFASEVVGINPEDYVELSSYKDYPYFQKFVNPIPDNWSHDSDWNIPMTDMTAIVDNAVSKGYSVGWATDVSEPYFSYKNGVAYVPDLDLDQITPEVKKELFTEPKKDKTITEDMRQKALNNLSTTDDHGMHIVGLAKDQSGKEYYMVKNSWGVTNDFQGYIYVTRPYVEYKSTAILVHKNAIPKNILKQLKPTKNIGL from the coding sequence ATGAAATATAACAAAATTGCATCATTACTTTTTGTTTTGTCTGCAGGAAGTATGATGTTCGCACAAGATGACTTGATCAACAAGTTAAAAACCAATCAATCACAAAATGCCAATTTTAAATTCACCACACTAAAAGATGTTGGTGCTACTTCGGTAAAGAACCAGGGATCTTCAGGGACATGCTGGAGTTATTCCGGAAACTCTTTCCTCGAGTCTGAAATGCAGCGTATGGGTAAAAAACCTGTGGATCTTGCTGAAATCTTTACTGCAAGGAATTCTTATCATGATAAGGCAAAGTTGTATGTTTTAAATAATGGTGCAATCAGTTGGGGAGACGGTGGAGAATTACACGATGTAATCAATATGTACAAAAAGTACGGAGCGGTTCCACAGGAAGTGTATACTGGACTAAAAGCAGGCCAGACGATCAACAACTTCAAGGAAATGCAGGATAAAATTAAACCCGTATTAGACAGTCTGGTGCAGGCTTCTTCAAAAGGTAAGCTTTCTGATAACTGGATGGCTTCTGTAGATGCCATTTTGGATGAGTATTTAGGAAAAGTTCCTACGAACTTTACGTATAATGGAAAATCGTACACTCCAAAAACATTTGCTAGTGAAGTAGTGGGCATTAATCCAGAAGATTATGTAGAGCTATCATCATACAAAGATTATCCTTACTTCCAGAAATTTGTAAATCCAATTCCAGATAACTGGAGCCACGATTCTGATTGGAATATTCCAATGACAGATATGACCGCTATCGTAGACAACGCAGTATCTAAAGGATATTCTGTAGGTTGGGCAACAGATGTTTCTGAACCTTATTTTTCATATAAAAACGGAGTTGCTTACGTTCCTGATCTGGATTTAGATCAAATTACTCCAGAAGTAAAAAAAGAATTGTTTACAGAGCCTAAAAAGGATAAAACAATTACAGAAGATATGCGTCAGAAAGCTCTTAATAACCTTTCTACAACGGATGATCATGGAATGCACATCGTAGGATTGGCAAAAGATCAGAGCGGGAAAGAATATTATATGGTTAAGAACTCCTGGGGAGTAACGAACGATTTTCAAGGGTATATCTATGTAACAAGACCTTATGTTGAATATAAATCAACTGCGATCCTTGTGCACAAGAATGCGATTCCAAAAAATATTTTAAAGCAATTAAAGCCTACTAAAAATATTGGTTTATAA
- a CDS encoding ASCH domain-containing protein, which translates to MPLDNNITSYWKQFIASLKEDVSQDLELSGSFHFGGQEDATSIAELVVAGIKIATGSLLWVYESENNPIPSIGEYNIIKDSNDMPVCVIQTTGLSIIPFDEVGTQFAFDSGEGDRTLESWREIYWEYIQSECERINKEATMQTPLVCEYFKAVYTEPFKY; encoded by the coding sequence ATGCCTTTAGACAACAACATCACATCTTATTGGAAGCAGTTTATAGCTAGCTTAAAAGAGGATGTTTCTCAGGATTTAGAACTATCCGGCTCTTTTCATTTTGGGGGACAGGAAGATGCTACAAGTATTGCAGAATTGGTTGTTGCCGGGATAAAAATAGCAACAGGTTCTCTATTGTGGGTTTATGAGTCAGAGAATAATCCCATTCCTTCTATCGGAGAATACAATATTATAAAAGATTCTAACGATATGCCTGTTTGTGTTATTCAGACGACAGGACTCTCGATTATCCCATTCGATGAAGTAGGGACTCAGTTTGCGTTTGACAGTGGAGAAGGAGACCGAACATTGGAAAGCTGGAGAGAGATTTATTGGGAGTATATCCAGTCTGAGTGTGAACGTATCAATAAAGAAGCAACAATGCAAACGCCTTTGGTCTGTGAATATTTTAAAGCAGTATATACCGAGCCTTTTAAATATTAG